In the Thermosipho japonicus genome, one interval contains:
- a CDS encoding permease, whose translation MTKLTKLIKNYKLIFISIVLYSIAFFTKPEIFFRGLEMTKGFLIEMLEVMPPILIISSLITVWVPSEVIMRNFGKESGIKGKLLSIFTGAISAGPIYAAFPVAQALFLKGASIGNLVIIISSWAVVKIVMFMVESSFLGLSFATTRYVLTIPAILIMGYIMEKLVSREDIIDEIEDKDIVYENEKEVLRDLPNMNCGACGYSNCKAFAEGVIKGEVTIDDCVIRSKAKEYA comes from the coding sequence ATGACTAAACTTACAAAACTAATAAAAAACTATAAATTAATATTTATAAGTATAGTTCTGTATTCAATTGCTTTTTTTACAAAACCAGAAATATTTTTTAGAGGATTAGAAATGACTAAAGGATTCTTAATTGAAATGCTCGAAGTTATGCCCCCCATACTAATAATATCATCATTAATTACAGTTTGGGTGCCTTCTGAAGTAATAATGAGAAACTTTGGTAAAGAATCTGGTATAAAAGGAAAACTTTTATCAATTTTTACAGGTGCAATTTCTGCAGGACCAATATATGCAGCATTCCCCGTAGCGCAAGCTTTGTTCTTGAAAGGAGCAAGTATTGGAAATTTAGTTATAATAATTAGCTCCTGGGCAGTAGTAAAAATCGTTATGTTTATGGTTGAATCCAGTTTCTTAGGATTATCATTTGCTACTACAAGGTATGTTTTGACAATTCCAGCAATTTTAATTATGGGATATATAATGGAAAAATTGGTAAGTAGAGAAGATATAATTGATGAAATAGAAGATAAAGATATAGTATATGAAAATGAAAAAGAGGTTTTAAGAGATTTACCAAATATGAATTGTGGAGCATGCGGGTATTCTAATTGTAAAGCATTTGCTGAAGGTGTTATAAAAGGTGAAGTTACAATAGATGATTGTGTAATTAGAAGCAAAGCCAAAGAATATGCATAA